The following is a genomic window from Pedobacter sp. KBS0701.
GGCGCAATGGCTGCAATCAAGAAAGCTACAGGGGCTAAGTTCATGGTAGATGATGCAGATGCAAAAGTAGCGGCTGATGGTGGCCTTTCGGATTATGACCTGGATGGAAAGTTTTGTGTTTTTAAGCCTGTTAAAGTTGACCGCATCTTGCACAACAATGATACCATCAGGTTAGGAGGAATGGAACTAATTATGCTTCACCACCCCGGGCATACCAAAGGTTCATGTAGTTTTCTGCTCTCTGTTAATGATCAAAAAAGAAAGTACTGGGTGCTGATCGCGAATTTGCCGACTATCGTTACGGAGAAAAATTTTGCAGATATTCCTGCCTATCCTAATATTGCAAAAGATTATGCCTACACCTTACAGCGTATGAAGAACTTAAAGTTCGACCTCTGGGTAGCATCACACGGCGTACAGTTTGATCTCCTTCAAAAACATAAACCCGGAGATACCTATAATCCGGCTGCTTTTATGGATGTTAAAAGCTTTTATGACTATATTGATGAATTGCAGGTAGAATATGATAAGAAAATTGGGAAGGGGTAAAAATATCACCTACTGAACTAATACCCAAGGCAATTATATGGATCTGACTAGTATGTTATTAGCTAAAGTAGGCCTCGCCATGGATAAGGCAATGAATGCTTATCATGAGGATGAGGATATTATTTTCAATGATCTGTCTCGATCAAAGCGGTTTCATTATGATCCTAAATACATGCTTTCTCTTGGCTGGAAGAATAGTAATATCTGCATGTATCCAGGATGTGATCAAAGCGCGGTCAAGGCTTCACATACCATACAGAAATCAGCATCACTACGAAGCATAGCCCAGGATAATCACTTGTTAACCCCTAAATTTGATTATAGACGGGAAGTAATGGATCTTATTCCCATAGGTCTTAATGAAGCGTCAACCTTTCCCGGGTTTTGTCCCGGCCATGAGCAGTTAT
Proteins encoded in this region:
- the bla gene encoding subclass B3 metallo-beta-lactamase, with protein sequence MKRILLLILILHSYYFMQAQQVHEPSSKNHPEWSKPFPPFRVVGNLYYVGTADLACYLIATPEGNILINTGLASSERLIGENIKKLGFKLSDTKILLTTQAHFDHLGAMAAIKKATGAKFMVDDADAKVAADGGLSDYDLDGKFCVFKPVKVDRILHNNDTIRLGGMELIMLHHPGHTKGSCSFLLSVNDQKRKYWVLIANLPTIVTEKNFADIPAYPNIAKDYAYTLQRMKNLKFDLWVASHGVQFDLLQKHKPGDTYNPAAFMDVKSFYDYIDELQVEYDKKIGKG